From Hymenobacter sedentarius, a single genomic window includes:
- a CDS encoding PAS domain-containing protein: MLEKYEAALAAGTPWRYKLRLRRHDGEYRWFMSQGVPEPLEEAQAAGRSRQWFGSDLDIHDLHETQLQLQAKDQQLSQILSQSPAMIATVAGPDHRFTFTNAAYDALMGHRPRVCAPAAQCLPEVAEQGFVKLLDTVYESGKTFEGRAMPLQVLDAASGELRQVYLDFTYQLLRDGHGAATGILAFGVDVTEQVLARQEAERLQADLRAADRHLRRQAEVLPIITFTTDATGRTTYMSPQWYAFTGQKPGGDWDEVDMVWAERLHPDDQEKTRFEIRQSINFARLGRIEVRLRGANGQYRWFMTEAVPELDAAGRLRQRYGYLLDVHELRDTQRRLEEKDRQLSQILDQAPAMLATMEGPEHRFTFFNSTYGQLLGHRIQLGRPVAELMPELAAQGFVELLDRVYRTGETFVGKEMPTRLGAAATPAELTQYFDFSYVALRDGQGHITGILAFALDVTERVRSRQQAEELAAEINRRDEQVRTITASVPVFIFNFSPNGQITYTNPYFFEYTGLDPSASSDEIWGVLPPDDRATVRALAQTAMAAGEPWQATFRCRRQDGELRWFQAKAQPYTDANGQVAGFSAAIIKIHELHERTEELARSRADFAALADNIAQLAWMADAQGAIFWYNQQWYDYTGTTFDSMQGWGWQQVHDPALADGIRDRYVACIQAGKPWEDTFPLRRHDGEQRWFLSRARPIRDPATGEVVRWFGTNTDVTELRQLQDQLSDSEEELRIQAESIPQQVWTAQPDGTVDFFNHRTAAYVGESMERCGAAHWLNFVHPDDRGPMQSRWDQAIASQRYFEAEFRLRRYDGQYRWFLGQAQARRAPGGQVLKWYGTNTDVHQQRVLQEELVRREEQFRFLAESVPQIVWTSTGVGGNDYINQRWYDYTGLVPSQTTGDRADWPAVIHPDDLNPTNQRWKHCVETGEFFEIEYRFRRHDGVYRWFLGQGRAQRSADGHIIKWFGTCTDIDDQKQVQQQLEAQNARLVRTNEDLDNFVYTASHDLKQPINNMAGIFEELTRTAYFRDPDSIKLIAYFERALAQIFGTIDDLSAIVRGQRQQQELPPEPVVLAPLVDEVIGSLQDLVRQTGATFALDFATFPVVTFVRPNLQSLLFNLISNSLKYSAPGRPPLIRLSSTPDAVTGRPILTVQDNGIGIDMERFGPQLFQLFRRFHTHIEGTGMGLYLVNRIVQNHGGRLEVTSAVDEGTTFHIYL, from the coding sequence GTGCTGGAGAAGTACGAGGCCGCCTTGGCCGCCGGCACGCCCTGGCGCTACAAGCTGCGCCTGCGCCGGCACGACGGCGAGTACCGCTGGTTTATGAGCCAGGGCGTGCCCGAGCCACTGGAAGAGGCGCAAGCCGCCGGCCGCTCGCGGCAGTGGTTCGGCTCGGACCTCGACATTCACGACCTGCACGAAACCCAGCTCCAGCTCCAGGCCAAAGACCAACAGCTCAGCCAGATTCTGAGCCAAAGCCCGGCCATGATTGCGACCGTGGCCGGCCCCGACCACCGCTTCACCTTTACCAACGCCGCCTACGATGCGCTGATGGGGCACCGGCCGCGCGTGTGCGCGCCCGCCGCCCAGTGCCTGCCCGAAGTGGCCGAACAGGGCTTTGTGAAGCTGCTCGACACGGTGTACGAGTCCGGCAAAACGTTTGAGGGCCGGGCCATGCCCCTGCAGGTGCTGGACGCAGCCAGCGGCGAGCTCCGGCAGGTGTACCTCGACTTCACGTACCAGCTGCTGCGCGACGGGCACGGCGCGGCCACCGGCATCCTGGCCTTTGGGGTCGACGTGACCGAGCAGGTGCTGGCCCGCCAGGAGGCCGAGCGGCTGCAGGCCGACCTGCGCGCCGCCGACCGCCACCTGCGCCGCCAGGCCGAAGTACTGCCCATCATCACCTTCACCACCGACGCCACCGGCCGCACCACCTACATGAGCCCGCAGTGGTACGCCTTCACGGGCCAGAAGCCCGGCGGCGACTGGGACGAGGTGGACATGGTGTGGGCCGAGCGCCTGCACCCCGACGACCAGGAAAAAACCCGGTTTGAGATTCGGCAAAGCATCAATTTTGCCCGGCTGGGCCGCATCGAAGTGCGCCTGCGCGGGGCCAACGGCCAGTACCGCTGGTTTATGACGGAGGCCGTGCCGGAGCTGGACGCCGCCGGCCGCCTCCGGCAGCGCTACGGCTACCTGCTGGACGTGCACGAGCTGCGCGACACCCAGCGCCGCCTAGAAGAAAAAGACCGGCAGTTGAGCCAGATTCTGGACCAGGCGCCCGCCATGCTGGCCACCATGGAAGGCCCCGAGCACCGCTTCACCTTTTTCAACTCCACCTACGGCCAGCTGCTGGGCCACCGCATCCAGCTGGGGCGGCCGGTGGCCGAGCTCATGCCGGAGCTGGCGGCGCAGGGCTTTGTGGAGCTGCTCGACCGCGTGTACCGCACCGGCGAAACCTTCGTGGGCAAGGAAATGCCGACTCGGCTCGGGGCGGCGGCCACGCCCGCTGAGCTCACGCAATACTTTGACTTCAGCTACGTGGCCCTGCGCGACGGGCAAGGCCATATCACCGGCATTTTGGCCTTTGCGCTGGACGTAACCGAACGGGTGCGCAGCCGCCAGCAGGCCGAGGAGCTGGCCGCCGAGATAAACCGCCGCGACGAGCAGGTGCGCACCATCACGGCGTCGGTGCCGGTGTTTATTTTCAACTTCAGCCCCAACGGGCAAATCACGTACACCAACCCTTACTTCTTCGAATACACGGGCCTGGACCCCAGCGCTTCGTCGGACGAGATATGGGGGGTGCTGCCCCCCGACGACCGGGCCACCGTGAGAGCCCTGGCCCAAACGGCCATGGCCGCGGGCGAGCCCTGGCAGGCCACCTTCCGGTGCCGGCGGCAGGATGGCGAGCTGCGCTGGTTTCAGGCCAAGGCCCAGCCCTACACCGACGCCAACGGCCAGGTGGCGGGGTTCAGCGCCGCCATCATCAAAATCCACGAGCTGCACGAGCGCACCGAGGAGCTGGCCCGCAGCCGCGCCGATTTTGCGGCCCTGGCCGACAACATTGCCCAGCTGGCTTGGATGGCCGATGCGCAGGGCGCCATTTTCTGGTACAACCAGCAGTGGTACGACTACACCGGCACCACCTTCGACAGCATGCAGGGCTGGGGCTGGCAACAGGTGCACGACCCGGCGCTGGCAGACGGCATTCGGGACCGCTACGTCGCGTGCATTCAGGCCGGTAAGCCGTGGGAAGACACGTTCCCGCTGCGCCGCCACGACGGCGAGCAGCGCTGGTTCCTGAGCCGGGCCCGGCCCATCCGGGACCCCGCCACCGGGGAGGTGGTGCGCTGGTTTGGCACCAACACCGACGTGACGGAGCTGCGCCAGCTCCAGGACCAGCTCAGCGACAGCGAAGAGGAACTGCGCATTCAGGCCGAGAGCATTCCACAGCAGGTGTGGACGGCCCAGCCCGACGGCACCGTGGATTTTTTCAACCACCGCACGGCCGCTTACGTGGGCGAGTCGATGGAGCGCTGCGGGGCCGCCCACTGGCTCAACTTTGTGCACCCCGACGACCGCGGCCCCATGCAGAGCCGCTGGGACCAAGCCATTGCCAGCCAGCGCTACTTCGAAGCCGAGTTCCGCCTGCGCCGCTACGATGGTCAGTACCGCTGGTTCCTGGGCCAGGCCCAGGCCCGCCGCGCCCCCGGCGGCCAAGTGCTGAAATGGTACGGCACCAACACCGACGTGCACCAGCAGCGCGTGCTGCAGGAAGAGCTGGTGCGGCGCGAAGAGCAGTTCCGCTTCCTGGCCGAAAGCGTGCCCCAGATTGTGTGGACCAGCACCGGCGTGGGCGGCAACGACTACATCAACCAGCGTTGGTACGACTACACCGGATTGGTGCCGAGCCAAACCACCGGCGACCGCGCCGACTGGCCCGCCGTGATTCACCCCGACGACCTGAACCCGACCAACCAGCGCTGGAAGCACTGCGTGGAAACCGGCGAGTTCTTCGAGATAGAGTACCGCTTCCGGCGCCACGACGGCGTTTATCGCTGGTTTTTGGGCCAGGGCCGGGCCCAGCGCAGCGCCGATGGCCACATCATCAAGTGGTTTGGCACCTGCACCGACATCGACGACCAGAAGCAGGTGCAGCAGCAGCTCGAAGCCCAGAATGCGCGCCTGGTGCGCACCAACGAGGACCTGGACAACTTCGTGTACACCGCCTCGCACGACCTCAAGCAGCCCATCAACAACATGGCGGGCATCTTTGAGGAGCTGACCCGCACAGCGTATTTCCGCGACCCCGATTCCATCAAGCTCATCGCCTATTTTGAGCGGGCCCTGGCTCAGATTTTTGGCACCATCGACGACCTAAGCGCCATTGTGCGGGGCCAGCGCCAGCAGCAGGAACTGCCCCCCGAACCGGTGGTGCTGGCGCCGCTGGTCGATGAAGTCATTGGCAGCCTGCAAGACCTGGTGCGGCAGACCGGCGCCACGTTTGCCCTCGATTTTGCCACCTTCCCGGTGGTCACCTTCGTGCGGCCCAACTTGCAAAGCCTGCTCTTCAACCTCATCAGCAACTCGCTCAAGTACTCCGCGCCCGGCCGCCCGCCCCTCATCCGCCTCAGCAGCACCCCCGATGCCGTGACCGGCCGCCCCATCCTCACGGTGCAGGACAACGGCATTGGCATTGACATGGAGCGTTTTGGACCGCAGCTCTTTCAGCTTTTCCGCCGGTTTCACACCCATATCGAAGGCACCGGCATGGGCCTGTACCTGGTCAATCGCATCGTGCAAAACCACGGCGGCCGGCTGGAAGTCACCAGCGCCGTGGACGAAGGCACGACGTTCCATATTTATTTGTAA
- a CDS encoding YceI family protein produces the protein MSETATTTATKWVLDPTHSEVQFKIKHLVISTVTGSFKTFQGSMQTEGDSFENAKIEFTLDVASVDTNQEQRDAHLKSDEFFDATKFPHIKFESTSFVKESGDTYKLNGNLTMKDVTKPVTLEAEFGGEAVDFYGNHKAGFEVTGKLNRKEFGLTWGAVTEAGSIVLGDDVKLIINVQFVKQA, from the coding sequence ATGTCCGAGACCGCAACCACCACCGCCACCAAATGGGTACTTGACCCCACCCATTCCGAAGTGCAGTTCAAAATCAAGCACTTGGTTATTTCCACCGTTACGGGTTCGTTTAAAACCTTCCAGGGCTCGATGCAGACCGAAGGCGACTCGTTTGAAAACGCCAAAATTGAGTTCACGCTCGACGTGGCCAGCGTCGACACCAACCAGGAGCAGCGCGATGCCCACCTGAAGAGCGATGAATTCTTCGACGCCACCAAGTTCCCGCACATCAAGTTCGAGTCGACTTCGTTCGTAAAAGAAAGCGGCGACACCTACAAGCTCAACGGCAACCTCACGATGAAAGACGTGACCAAGCCCGTGACCCTTGAGGCCGAATTTGGCGGCGAAGCCGTCGATTTCTACGGCAACCACAAGGCCGGCTTCGAGGTAACCGGCAAACTCAACCGCAAAGAGTTCGGCCTGACCTGGGGCGCCGTGACCGAAGCCGGCTCCATCGTGCTCGGCGACGACGTGAAGCTGATTATCAACGTACAGTTCGTGAAGCAGGCGTAA
- a CDS encoding amidohydrolase, which translates to MSDLTVSFVQTKLHWHDAIANRATLDIALARLATPTDLIVLPEMFTTGFSMEAPDLAEPMDGPTVAWMRAHAAAHNAVVTGSVIIQEDGAYFNRLLWVRPDGSLSTYDKRHLFTLAGEQHVYTPGRTRLVEEWRGWRICPLVCYDLRFPVWSRNQPTEPYDLLLYVANWPAVRRMAWMTLLRARAIENVACALGVNRIGHDGLNHEYAGDSALIDARGNYLVEANEQAGVFTHTLRRNELEDFRTKFAALNDGDAFELRGR; encoded by the coding sequence ATGTCCGACCTCACCGTTTCCTTCGTCCAAACGAAGCTGCACTGGCACGATGCCATCGCCAACCGCGCCACGCTGGACATTGCCCTGGCCCGGCTGGCCACCCCCACCGACCTCATCGTGCTGCCCGAGATGTTCACCACCGGCTTCAGCATGGAGGCCCCGGACCTGGCCGAGCCCATGGACGGCCCCACCGTGGCGTGGATGCGCGCCCACGCCGCCGCCCACAACGCGGTGGTCACCGGCAGCGTCATCATCCAGGAAGACGGCGCCTACTTTAACCGCTTGCTCTGGGTGCGGCCCGACGGCAGCCTGAGCACCTACGACAAGCGCCACCTGTTTACGCTGGCCGGCGAGCAGCACGTGTACACCCCCGGCCGCACCCGCCTGGTGGAGGAATGGCGCGGCTGGCGCATCTGCCCGCTGGTGTGCTACGACCTGCGCTTTCCCGTGTGGAGCCGCAACCAGCCCACCGAGCCCTACGACCTGCTGCTGTACGTGGCCAACTGGCCGGCCGTGCGCCGCATGGCCTGGATGACCCTGCTCCGGGCCCGCGCCATCGAGAACGTGGCCTGCGCGCTGGGCGTGAACCGCATTGGGCACGATGGCCTGAACCACGAGTACGCCGGCGATTCGGCCCTAATCGATGCGCGCGGCAATTACCTGGTGGAAGCCAACGAGCAGGCCGGCGTTTTCACCCACACGCTACGCCGCAACGAGTTGGAAGATTTCCGCACCAAGTTCGCCGCTTTGAATGACGGCGATGCTTTTGAGCTGCGCGGCAGGTAG
- a CDS encoding PAS domain-containing protein, whose amino-acid sequence MSPSAPRALDFELLFAALPTPFAALAPDGTILAQNTALAALLGAADLVGQPLAALPAALQATGSILMPPEAWDAGLRAAQASGAAQVLTPEWAGEIPSKAAAAAPSYWEATLQPVHAPAADGQALGELRYLLLRLLDVTTQLRTAHSQAQLQDQRLRIQRILDQIPLTISTMEGPDLAFTFLSAQARATMGARAALGRTVAESMPEITAQGYLQMLQQVRDSGQPLFGHEERTELLDPATGQLQEYYHNFGYLPLHGERGTGVLAYGLDVTEQVQARQRNEALMADARAADQRLRRVTESLPTITFITNQDRQVLYVSPQWFAYTGTAPRTSTGSGWRGCTPTTSPMCWRSTRPPWPPARPGATSCACAGTTASTAGL is encoded by the coding sequence ATGTCCCCTTCCGCGCCCCGTGCCCTAGACTTTGAGCTGCTGTTTGCCGCGCTGCCCACCCCGTTTGCGGCGCTGGCACCCGACGGCACCATTCTGGCGCAGAATACGGCCCTGGCCGCCCTGCTCGGCGCAGCGGACCTGGTGGGCCAGCCCTTGGCCGCCTTGCCCGCGGCGCTGCAGGCCACCGGCAGCATCCTAATGCCGCCCGAGGCCTGGGACGCGGGCCTGCGGGCGGCCCAGGCCTCGGGCGCCGCCCAAGTCCTCACGCCGGAATGGGCGGGCGAAATACCATCGAAAGCCGCAGCGGCCGCCCCCTCGTACTGGGAAGCCACCCTGCAGCCGGTGCACGCCCCAGCGGCCGACGGCCAGGCCCTGGGCGAGTTGCGCTACCTCCTGCTGCGCCTGCTGGACGTCACGACGCAGCTGCGCACGGCCCACAGTCAGGCGCAGCTGCAAGACCAGCGGCTGCGCATCCAGCGCATCCTGGACCAGATTCCCCTCACCATCAGCACGATGGAGGGGCCCGACCTGGCGTTTACGTTTCTTTCGGCCCAGGCCCGGGCCACCATGGGCGCGCGCGCGGCCCTGGGCCGCACCGTGGCCGAGAGCATGCCCGAAATAACGGCCCAAGGCTACCTGCAGATGCTCCAGCAGGTGCGCGACAGCGGTCAGCCGTTGTTCGGCCACGAAGAGCGCACCGAGCTGCTGGACCCGGCCACCGGCCAGCTGCAGGAGTACTACCACAACTTTGGCTACCTGCCCTTACACGGCGAGCGGGGCACGGGGGTGCTGGCCTATGGCCTCGACGTGACCGAGCAAGTACAGGCCCGCCAGCGCAACGAGGCCCTGATGGCCGATGCCCGGGCCGCCGACCAGCGCCTGCGCCGCGTGACCGAGAGCCTGCCCACCATCACCTTCATCACCAACCAGGACCGGCAGGTACTCTACGTGAGCCCCCAGTGGTTTGCCTACACCGGCACCGCCCCGAGGACCTCGACCGGGAGTGGATGGCGCGGCTGCACCCCGACGACATCCCCAATGTGCTGGAGAAGTACGAGGCCGCCTTGGCCGCCGGCACGCCCTGGCGCTACAAGCTGCGCCTGCGCCGGCACGACGGCGAGTACCGCTGGTTTATGA
- the msrA gene encoding peptide-methionine (S)-S-oxide reductase MsrA gives MKNRLKSLASACLLALTVACGSQQPADAQNPPRSTAGFAPANLKGLAIATFAGGCFWAQEEAFEQIKGVKQVVSGYAGGTKANPTYEEVADKTTGHTETVQIYYDPKLVSYQKLADIFFTASHDPTQLNRQGPDAGPEYRSVAFYRTPEEKQILEATIARVNASKEYSGKIVTQVVPFQKFWPAEAYHQGYYRLHPENPYIAHVSAPKVEHVQKAFPKDLKNPL, from the coding sequence ATGAAAAATCGATTGAAATCCTTGGCCAGCGCATGCCTGCTGGCGCTCACCGTTGCGTGCGGCTCGCAGCAGCCAGCCGATGCTCAGAACCCGCCGCGCTCCACCGCCGGCTTTGCCCCGGCCAACCTGAAAGGCTTGGCCATAGCCACCTTTGCCGGGGGGTGCTTTTGGGCCCAGGAGGAGGCTTTTGAGCAGATAAAGGGCGTGAAGCAGGTGGTGAGCGGCTACGCCGGCGGCACCAAAGCCAACCCCACCTACGAGGAAGTAGCCGACAAAACCACCGGCCACACCGAAACCGTGCAGATTTACTACGACCCCAAACTGGTGAGCTACCAAAAGCTGGCTGACATCTTCTTCACGGCCTCGCACGACCCCACGCAGCTCAACCGCCAGGGCCCCGACGCGGGTCCCGAGTACCGCTCCGTGGCGTTTTACCGCACGCCGGAAGAAAAGCAAATTCTGGAGGCCACCATTGCCCGGGTCAATGCATCGAAAGAATACAGCGGCAAAATAGTGACCCAGGTGGTGCCGTTCCAGAAGTTCTGGCCGGCCGAGGCCTACCACCAGGGCTACTACCGCCTGCACCCCGAAAACCCCTACATCGCCCACGTATCGGCTCCCAAAGTCGAGCACGTGCAGAAGGCCTTCCCCAAAGATTTGAAGAACCCGCTGTAA
- a CDS encoding Gfo/Idh/MocA family protein, with the protein MERRLFTQLTGTALAGSLLTNHALASALAPAKKKRVAMVGTGHRGLGMWGTPVLAEHGHSMEFVGLCDINPGRVATGKKMLGVSCPTYTDFDKMMRETKPDVLIVTTVDATHNEFIVKGMEYGADIVTEKPMTTDEKKCQQILDAEKRTGKKVKVTFNYRYSPHRQKLYELLRSGVIGKIESADFHWYLDVHHGADYFRRWHRLRQNSGSLLVHKATHHFDLLNWWLESDPEEVFAYGQLNFYGKNNAFRHTHCRPCPHKDKCAFYFDMTKDKRLMAIYADNEQYDGYHRDGCVWREDIDIFDKMAVQIKYANQVQVSYSLTTYSPYEGYRIAFNGTKGRLEAWIKEKQPWEEEPFDEIQLTTSFGKRELIRIPNNEEGHGGGDVRLRKQIFAPDGHDPYRQAAGTRDGAMACLIGIGARHSIDSGKPIKIGDLTTLKPSGTRGV; encoded by the coding sequence ATGGAACGCCGCTTATTTACGCAGCTTACCGGCACGGCGCTGGCCGGCTCGCTGCTCACCAACCACGCGCTGGCCTCGGCGCTGGCCCCGGCCAAAAAGAAACGGGTGGCCATGGTGGGCACCGGCCACCGCGGCCTGGGCATGTGGGGCACGCCCGTACTGGCCGAACACGGCCACAGCATGGAGTTTGTGGGCCTCTGCGACATCAACCCCGGCCGCGTGGCCACCGGCAAAAAGATGCTGGGCGTGAGCTGCCCCACCTATACCGACTTCGACAAGATGATGCGGGAAACCAAGCCCGATGTCCTCATCGTAACCACCGTAGATGCCACCCACAACGAATTCATTGTGAAGGGTATGGAGTACGGGGCCGACATCGTGACCGAGAAGCCGATGACCACCGACGAGAAGAAGTGCCAGCAGATTCTCGACGCCGAAAAGCGCACCGGCAAGAAGGTGAAAGTGACCTTCAACTACCGCTACTCGCCGCACCGCCAGAAGCTCTACGAGTTGTTGCGCTCGGGCGTGATTGGCAAGATTGAATCGGCCGATTTCCACTGGTACCTCGACGTGCACCACGGCGCCGACTACTTCCGCCGCTGGCACCGCCTGCGCCAAAACAGCGGCTCATTGCTGGTGCACAAAGCCACCCACCACTTCGACCTGCTGAACTGGTGGCTCGAATCGGACCCGGAGGAGGTATTCGCCTACGGCCAGCTCAATTTCTACGGCAAGAACAACGCCTTCCGGCACACCCACTGCCGCCCCTGCCCCCACAAAGACAAGTGTGCCTTCTATTTCGACATGACCAAGGACAAGCGCCTGATGGCCATTTACGCCGACAACGAGCAGTACGACGGCTACCACCGCGACGGCTGCGTGTGGCGCGAAGACATCGACATTTTCGACAAGATGGCCGTGCAAATCAAGTATGCCAACCAGGTGCAAGTGAGCTACTCGCTCACCACCTACTCGCCCTACGAGGGCTACCGCATTGCCTTCAACGGCACCAAGGGCCGCCTCGAAGCCTGGATTAAGGAAAAGCAGCCGTGGGAGGAAGAGCCCTTCGACGAAATTCAGCTCACCACCAGCTTCGGCAAGCGCGAGCTGATTCGCATTCCCAACAACGAGGAAGGCCACGGCGGCGGCGACGTGCGCCTGCGCAAGCAAATCTTCGCCCCCGATGGCCACGACCCCTACCGCCAGGCCGCCGGCACCCGCGATGGGGCCATGGCCTGCCTCATCGGCATCGGCGCCCGCCACAGCATCGACAGCGGCAAACCCATAAAAATCGGCGACTTAACTACCTTAAAACCCTCGGGCACGCGGGGCGTTTGA
- a CDS encoding methionine aminotransferase produces MLQSKLPDVGVSIFTQMTLLAQETGAINLAQGFPDYDPPRELMEALARHARTPGHHQYAPMPGLPRLRDAIAAQVARLQADAPEPDPATEITVTAGATEALYAVLAAVVRPGDEVLVFEPAYDLYGPAIRLQGGVPRYVRLPAPHFRPDWEAVRRVVSPRTRLVMVNTPHNPSGAIFTAEDWHELARLLAGTDALVLSDEVYEHLVFDGAPRMSARQHPELRERSFVLSSFGKTYHATGWKVGYCIAPPALTAEVRRVHQFVTFAVNTPTQHALADVLAADTTDAHARGLAHFYQQKRDEFRALLVGAGWDLLPVPGGYFQLARYGAFSSDNDLAFAQHLARDKGVAVVPVSTFYHDGFDDGLIRFCFAKERNTLDAAATRLQRD; encoded by the coding sequence GTGCTCCAATCCAAACTTCCGGACGTTGGCGTCAGCATTTTCACCCAGATGACCCTGCTGGCCCAGGAAACCGGTGCCATCAACCTTGCCCAGGGCTTTCCGGACTACGACCCGCCCCGGGAGCTCATGGAAGCCCTGGCGCGCCACGCCCGCACGCCGGGCCACCACCAGTACGCCCCCATGCCCGGCCTGCCCCGGCTGCGCGACGCCATTGCCGCCCAGGTGGCCCGCCTGCAGGCCGATGCCCCGGAGCCCGACCCGGCCACGGAAATCACCGTCACGGCCGGCGCCACCGAGGCTCTGTATGCAGTGCTGGCCGCCGTGGTGCGGCCTGGCGATGAGGTGCTGGTATTTGAGCCGGCCTACGACCTCTACGGGCCGGCCATCCGGCTGCAGGGCGGGGTGCCGCGCTACGTGCGCCTGCCCGCCCCGCACTTCCGCCCCGACTGGGAGGCCGTGCGCCGGGTGGTGTCGCCCCGCACCCGGCTGGTGATGGTAAACACGCCCCACAACCCCAGCGGCGCCATTTTCACGGCCGAGGATTGGCACGAGCTCGCCCGCCTGCTGGCCGGCACCGATGCCCTCGTGCTGAGCGACGAAGTGTACGAGCACCTCGTGTTCGACGGGGCCCCGCGTATGAGCGCCCGCCAGCACCCAGAGCTGCGCGAGCGCAGCTTTGTACTCTCGTCCTTTGGCAAGACCTACCACGCCACCGGCTGGAAAGTGGGCTACTGCATTGCCCCGCCCGCCCTCACCGCCGAGGTGCGCCGGGTGCACCAGTTCGTCACGTTTGCCGTGAACACGCCCACCCAGCATGCCCTGGCCGATGTGCTGGCCGCCGATACCACGGATGCGCACGCCCGCGGCCTGGCCCATTTTTACCAGCAGAAGCGCGACGAGTTCCGCGCCCTGCTGGTGGGCGCCGGCTGGGACTTGCTACCCGTGCCCGGCGGCTACTTCCAGCTGGCCCGCTACGGGGCGTTCTCCTCGGATAATGACCTGGCTTTTGCGCAGCACCTGGCCCGCGACAAAGGCGTGGCCGTGGTGCCAGTGTCCACCTTTTACCACGACGGCTTTGACGACGGGCTGATTCGATTTTGCTTTGCCAAAGAGCGAAACACGCTGGATGCCGCCGCCACGCGCCTGCAGCGCGACTAG
- a CDS encoding fatty acid desaturase → MAPAPTAFTVATAPEPHRGRTRQIIRAHPEVKQLMARNPATFLIGLGCVAAQVALAYLLRHQAWYWTIPVAYLVGAFFSHTLFVVIHEAAHNLVFKRLWQNVATGIVANFPSIFPTAISFKNFHIKHHVFQGVHELDADLPDWYEAKLIHNYSIGKAIWLFFFPLFQVIRTARCREVATIDRYVAANIVAQLAFDVAVVYFLGWTALLYLFLSFWFSVGLHPLGARWIQEHYLTLSPEQETYSYYGRLNGINLNVGYHNEHHDMPSIPWNNLPKLKRVAPEFYEPLLAHTSYTKLFFMFLFDQEISLYSRIMRKERGTATLKDQSVPDQELLSA, encoded by the coding sequence ATGGCCCCAGCTCCTACCGCTTTCACCGTTGCCACGGCCCCCGAGCCCCACCGCGGGCGCACCCGCCAAATCATCCGGGCCCACCCCGAGGTGAAGCAGCTCATGGCGCGCAACCCCGCTACCTTTCTCATTGGGTTGGGCTGCGTGGCCGCCCAGGTGGCCTTGGCCTACCTGCTCCGCCACCAGGCCTGGTACTGGACCATCCCGGTGGCTTATTTGGTGGGGGCATTTTTCTCGCACACGCTCTTCGTGGTCATACACGAAGCGGCCCACAACTTGGTGTTCAAAAGGCTGTGGCAAAACGTGGCTACTGGTATTGTGGCCAATTTCCCGTCGATTTTCCCGACGGCCATCAGCTTCAAGAATTTCCACATCAAGCACCACGTCTTTCAGGGCGTGCACGAACTTGACGCCGACCTGCCCGACTGGTATGAGGCCAAGCTGATTCACAACTACAGCATCGGCAAGGCCATCTGGCTGTTTTTCTTCCCGTTGTTTCAGGTCATTCGCACGGCGCGCTGCCGCGAGGTGGCCACCATCGACCGGTACGTGGCCGCCAATATTGTAGCCCAACTGGCCTTCGACGTGGCCGTGGTATACTTCTTGGGCTGGACGGCGCTGCTCTACCTGTTCCTGAGCTTCTGGTTTTCGGTGGGGCTGCACCCGCTCGGGGCCCGCTGGATTCAGGAGCACTACCTTACCCTCAGCCCCGAGCAGGAAACCTATTCGTACTACGGCCGGCTCAACGGCATCAACCTCAACGTGGGCTACCACAACGAGCACCACGACATGCCCAGCATTCCGTGGAACAACCTGCCCAAGCTCAAGCGCGTGGCCCCCGAGTTCTACGAGCCGCTGCTGGCCCACACCAGCTACACCAAGCTGTTTTTCATGTTCTTGTTCGACCAGGAAATCAGCCTTTACTCCCGCATCATGCGCAAGGAGCGCGGCACGGCCACACTCAAGGACCAGAGCGTGCCGGACCAGGAGCTGCTGTCGGCATAG